From a single Nicotiana tabacum cultivar K326 chromosome 8, ASM71507v2, whole genome shotgun sequence genomic region:
- the LOC107762886 gene encoding agmatine hydroxycinnamoyltransferase 1-like, whose translation MKVKVESSRIIKPFYEDIPPSTKSYIPLSVFDKVTYEAQIAVIYAYRPPTPPNAAIKLGLQKAIAVYREWAGRLGKDERGNPVILLNDEGVKFVEASSDSTLDKVIPFKPSASLLKLHPSLNNVVELVQVQVTRFTCGSLVVGFTAHHTVADGHSTSNFLVAWGQACRGLDINPLPLHDRTIFNPRNPPLIEYEHKGAEFMSKFVKKENSLNETHHVTEDIVVHKVHFTVEFLAKLKAKASSMNGNNKPYSTFESLVAHLWRAITKARGLSGFETTHIRISVNGRMRLNPRIPNEYFGNLVLWAFPTAKVKDLLREPLPYATKLIHDAVMKVNNNYFRSFIDFANHKVLKEDEDLVPTADMNKHILCPNLEVDSWLRFPFYDLDFGTGCPYMFMPSYFPTEGMMFLLPSFIGDGSIDVFIPLFQDNLPTFKKICYSFDLLQN comes from the coding sequence ATGAAGGTCAAAGTAGAAAGTTCAAGAATCATTAAGCCTTTCTATGAAGACATCCCTCCTTCTACTAAAAGCTACATTCCCCTTAGTGTATTTGATAAGGTCACCTACGAAGCCCAAATTGCTGTCATCTATGCCTATCGCCCTCCTACCCCACCAAATGCCGCCATTAAATTGGGACTTCAAAAAGCCATAGCAGTTTACCGAGAATGGGCAGGGAGATTAGGAAAAGACGAACGTGGAAATCCAGTGATTTTACTCAATGATGAAGGCGTTAAATTCGTCGAGGCATCATCGGATAGCACCCTTGATAAAGTAATACCGTTTAAGCCTTCGGCTTCTTTGCTCAAACTACATCCTAGCTTGAATAATGTGGTGGAATTAGTTCAAGTTCAAGTCACAAGATTCACTTGTGGCTCGTTGGTGGTCGGCTTCACCGCCCACCATACGGTGGCGGATGGCCATTCCACCAGCAACTTCTTGGTTGCATGGGGTCAAGCCTGTCGAGGGCTTGACATCAATCCACTTCCTTTGCATGATCGTACAATTTTCAACCCTCGAAACCCTCCTCTCATTGAGTATGAGCATAAGGGGGCAGAGTTCATGTCAAAGTTTGTTAAAAAGGAGAATTCGCTCAATGAAACTCATCATGTAACGGAAGATATAGTGGTGCACAAAGTCCATTTCACAGTAGAGTTTCTTGCCAAGCTCAAGGCTAAGGCTTCTTCCATGAATGGCAACAATAAACCTTATAGCACattcgaaagccttgttgcacaTTTATGGAGAGCCATAACTAAAGCTCGTGGTCTAAGTGGCTTTGAGACCACTCATATAAGAATCTCCGTCAATGGTCGAATGAGGTTGAACCCCAGAATACCTAATGAGTATTTTGGAAACTTAGTCCTTTGGGCATTTCCAACTGCAAAAGTGAAGGACCTTTTAAGAGAGCCTCTTCCCTATGCAACAAAGCTTATTCATGACGCCGTTATGAAGGTAAACAACAACTATTTCAGATCATTCATTGACTTTGCTAATCATAAAGTACTGAAGGAGGACGAAGATCTTGTCCCTACAGCGGACATGAACAAGCACATATTATGCCCTAATTTAGAAGTTGACAGCTGGTTAAGATTTCCATTTTACGACCTAGACTTTGGAACTGGTTGTCCGTACATGTTCATGCCTTCTTATTTCCCAACAGAAGGCATGATGTTTCTTCTCCCGTCGTTCATCGGAGACGGAAGTATTGACGTTTTCATTCCTTTGTTCCAGGACAACTTGCCCACGTTCAAGAAAATTTGTTATTCTTTCGACTTGCTTCAGAATTAG